Proteins from a single region of Syntrophales bacterium:
- a CDS encoding 4Fe-4S dicluster domain-containing protein produces the protein MEIRREQLVVDPLKCTGCQQCLLACSMKHQGNVNSRLALLKILRLEVQEVDVPVICMACDNAPCIKVCPMNARVRQENGTVITNTDVCIGCRACVYICPVGSPLVNPYTGQTMTCDMCKDDAAGPWCVTACREGALKISKEDALTKGVVRERAERSRAIYPNNFRMNTP, from the coding sequence ATGGAAATAAGGCGTGAACAATTAGTAGTCGATCCCCTCAAATGTACCGGGTGCCAACAATGCTTGCTTGCCTGTTCGATGAAACATCAGGGAAATGTAAATTCCAGGTTGGCCTTGCTTAAAATCCTCAGGCTTGAAGTCCAGGAGGTTGACGTCCCCGTCATCTGCATGGCGTGCGATAACGCCCCCTGCATCAAGGTATGCCCAATGAATGCGCGGGTGCGACAGGAAAATGGGACGGTTATAACTAACACAGATGTCTGTATCGGGTGCAGGGCGTGCGTTTATATCTGCCCGGTCGGCAGCCCGTTGGTAAACCCTTATACGGGGCAGACGATGACCTGCGATATGTGCAAAGACGATGCGGCCGGACCCTGGTGTGTAACCGCCTGTCGCGAGGGGGCCCTTAAAATCAGCAAAGAGGACGCGCTGACAAAGGGAGTGGTGAGGGAACGGGCGGAGCGCTCAAGAGCCATATATCCAAATAATTTCAGG